A genomic window from Agreia sp. COWG includes:
- a CDS encoding carbohydrate kinase — protein MSSTTKITVVGESLVDVVEPSRDAVALGATAVEHPGGGPMNIALGLARLGRVVTLVTAFGADARGQAIEHHLRSSAVEIAAGSIRDEPTSSATAHLKPDGAAEYEFDLRWSLPADFGPTDPAVQGTSLIHVGSIGAFLEPGGSSVASLLDELDGASGEPIVTFDPNMRPSIIVDHAAAITRFERIARRATIVKLSDEDAAWLYPGLAVNAVLDTILAFGPSLVAVTLGGEGAVLATSTDRMRVAGLVVDVADTIGAGDSFMSALIDKVAQLIDDGVGTASLRDGSAFSAERLAAIGGFAVRCAAITVSRPGADPPTRDELGRAPAVA, from the coding sequence ATGAGCAGTACGACCAAGATCACCGTCGTCGGGGAGTCGCTCGTCGATGTGGTCGAACCATCTCGAGACGCCGTGGCCCTCGGGGCGACGGCGGTCGAGCATCCGGGTGGCGGCCCCATGAACATCGCGCTGGGCCTGGCCCGACTCGGCCGGGTGGTCACGCTGGTGACCGCCTTCGGAGCGGACGCGCGCGGGCAGGCCATCGAGCATCACCTTCGCTCGTCGGCAGTCGAGATCGCGGCCGGGTCGATCCGCGACGAGCCCACATCATCGGCCACGGCTCATCTCAAACCGGATGGCGCGGCCGAGTACGAGTTCGACCTGCGCTGGTCGTTGCCCGCCGATTTCGGGCCGACCGATCCCGCGGTGCAGGGGACGAGCCTCATTCACGTGGGGTCGATCGGCGCGTTTCTCGAGCCTGGCGGCAGCTCGGTCGCGTCACTGCTCGACGAGCTCGACGGGGCGTCAGGCGAGCCGATCGTGACCTTCGACCCCAACATGCGACCGTCGATCATCGTCGATCACGCGGCGGCCATCACACGATTCGAACGAATCGCGAGGCGGGCCACCATCGTCAAACTGAGTGACGAGGATGCCGCCTGGCTGTACCCGGGTCTCGCCGTGAACGCGGTGCTCGACACCATTCTCGCGTTCGGCCCTAGCCTGGTCGCCGTGACGCTGGGTGGCGAGGGCGCGGTTCTTGCAACGTCGACAGATCGGATGCGCGTGGCCGGCCTCGTGGTCGACGTGGCCGACACGATCGGGGCGGGCGATTCGTTCATGAGCGCGCTGATCGACAAGGTCGCGCAGCTCATCGACGACGGTGTCGGCACGGCGTCGCTGCGCGACGGATCCGCGTTCTCTGCCGAGCGGCTCGCCGCCATCGGCGGCTTCGCCGTGCGCTGCGCCGCCATCACGGTGTCGCGCCCGGGGGCCGATCCGCCCACGCGAGACGAGCTGGGCCGTGCACCCGCCGTCGCCTGA
- a CDS encoding putative quinol monooxygenase gives MTSAHQGQQKILFAEFTARRGHEEEVNELLIGLTQQVRQEPGCVAFLPHRLAENAAKFFVYEIYRDDAAFEQHISAPYGLEFNTRLTPLIEEDASQLTWLRSIE, from the coding sequence ATGACCTCGGCTCACCAGGGGCAGCAGAAGATTCTGTTCGCCGAGTTCACGGCGAGGCGGGGGCACGAAGAAGAGGTGAACGAGCTGCTGATCGGGCTCACCCAGCAGGTGCGCCAGGAGCCAGGGTGCGTTGCCTTTCTCCCCCACCGCCTCGCTGAGAACGCCGCCAAATTCTTCGTCTACGAGATCTACCGAGATGACGCCGCCTTCGAGCAGCACATCTCGGCGCCCTATGGGCTCGAGTTCAACACTCGACTGACTCCGCTGATCGAGGAGGACGCGTCGCAGCTCACCTGGCTGCGCTCGATCGAGTAG
- a CDS encoding ATP-binding cassette domain-containing protein: protein MTITDNVVPEAETRTPVLQARRLVKTFGRVVGLDGVSLELYPGEVLAIIGDNGAGKSTLIKCLTGAEVPDEGEIFLDGKKVSFKRPQDARGAGIETVYQNLAVSPALDVASNLYLGRERRKKGVLGSVFRMLDTAGMRREAKDELTKLGISTLQDVTVPVENLSGGQRQAVAVARAAAFGSKVVVLDEPTAALGVRESNQVLELIRNLRDRGVPVILISHNMPHVFDVADRIHIQRLGKRAATITPQSHSMTDAVAIMTGAATA from the coding sequence GTGACCATCACAGATAACGTCGTTCCCGAGGCGGAGACGCGTACTCCGGTTCTGCAGGCGCGCAGGCTCGTCAAGACATTCGGTCGGGTCGTGGGTCTCGACGGAGTGAGCCTCGAGCTCTATCCGGGAGAAGTGCTCGCCATCATCGGCGACAACGGTGCCGGAAAGTCGACGCTGATCAAGTGTCTGACCGGCGCCGAGGTGCCCGACGAGGGAGAGATCTTTCTCGATGGCAAGAAGGTGTCGTTCAAGCGCCCGCAAGACGCGCGCGGCGCCGGCATCGAGACGGTCTACCAGAACCTCGCGGTCTCACCGGCCCTCGACGTAGCGTCGAACCTCTACCTCGGTCGGGAGAGGCGCAAGAAGGGCGTGCTCGGCTCGGTCTTCCGCATGCTCGACACGGCAGGAATGCGTCGCGAGGCGAAAGACGAGCTCACCAAGCTCGGCATCTCGACGCTGCAGGATGTGACGGTGCCGGTCGAGAATCTCTCTGGCGGTCAGCGCCAGGCCGTGGCCGTGGCCAGGGCAGCGGCGTTCGGTTCCAAGGTGGTCGTGCTCGACGAGCCGACGGCCGCGCTCGGCGTTCGGGAGTCGAACCAGGTGCTCGAACTCATCCGCAACCTGCGCGACCGCGGTGTTCCCGTGATTCTGATCAGCCACAACATGCCGCACGTGTTCGATGTCGCCGATCGCATCCACATTCAGCGACTAGGCAAGAGGGCGGCCACGATCACCCCGCAATCGCACTCCATGACCGATGCGGTCGCTATCATGACGGGCGCGGCGACAGCATGA
- a CDS encoding ABC transporter permease, whose amino-acid sequence MTSPNPVTNPPTSSLALASEFLDRRTPVDRVRGVLHRYPAVSPAVVLVVAVIVFGILNDRFLAPANLSLITQQVAVVGTLAVAQTLIILTAGIDLSVGAVMVLTSMVMAQTATQNGIPAVLALLIGLLVGVAAGLFNGLLVTRLKLPPFIVTLGTLNIFVALTLLYTAGATVRGSDMPSLLPSTGETFDLFGVRISYGVVIMLVLYVIVAFILGKTAWGRHVYAVGDDKEAARLAGISVNRVLVSVYIAAGAILAIGAWIQIGRSNAASPNAGADLNLDSITAVVIGGTSLFGGRGTVWGTLLGALIVGVFRNGLSLAGLDVLYQTLAVGILIIVAVGVDQWIRKVRK is encoded by the coding sequence GTGACCTCCCCTAACCCGGTGACCAACCCACCCACGTCATCGCTCGCCCTCGCCTCCGAGTTTCTCGATCGCCGCACCCCTGTAGACCGCGTGCGCGGGGTGCTGCACCGCTACCCCGCCGTCAGCCCGGCCGTGGTTCTCGTCGTCGCCGTCATCGTCTTCGGCATCCTGAATGATCGCTTTCTCGCCCCTGCCAACCTGTCTCTGATCACCCAGCAGGTGGCCGTGGTGGGAACGCTCGCCGTGGCGCAGACCCTGATCATTCTGACCGCGGGGATCGACCTCTCGGTCGGTGCCGTGATGGTGCTGACCTCGATGGTGATGGCCCAGACCGCGACTCAGAACGGCATCCCCGCCGTTCTGGCGCTGCTCATCGGCCTTCTCGTCGGCGTGGCCGCCGGCCTGTTCAACGGCCTGCTCGTCACCCGGCTCAAGCTGCCGCCGTTCATCGTGACGCTCGGAACCCTGAACATCTTCGTGGCCCTCACCCTGCTCTACACGGCCGGCGCGACCGTGCGCGGATCGGACATGCCCTCGCTGCTGCCCTCGACCGGTGAGACCTTCGACCTGTTCGGGGTGCGCATCAGCTACGGCGTCGTGATCATGCTCGTGCTCTACGTGATCGTCGCCTTCATCCTCGGCAAGACGGCCTGGGGCCGTCACGTCTATGCCGTGGGCGACGACAAAGAGGCGGCTCGGCTCGCGGGCATCAGCGTGAACCGCGTTCTGGTCAGCGTGTACATCGCCGCCGGCGCCATCCTGGCCATCGGCGCGTGGATTCAGATCGGCCGCAGCAACGCGGCCAGCCCGAACGCCGGCGCCGATCTGAACCTCGACTCGATCACCGCCGTCGTCATCGGCGGAACGAGCCTCTTCGGCGGTCGTGGCACCGTGTGGGGCACCCTTCTCGGTGCCCTCATCGTGGGTGTCTTCCGCAACGGCCTCTCGCTCGCGGGTCTCGACGTGCTCTATCAGACCCTCGCCGTCGGCATTCTCATCATCGTCGCGGTCGGCGTCGACCAGTGGATTCGAAAGGTACGCAAGTGA
- a CDS encoding substrate-binding domain-containing protein, whose translation MNTRKSPIARLASLGSIALVASVGLVACSSGGGASSTDSASGGDVGVTLIVKTTTNPYFVAMEDGAKAAADKAGVKLTLAAGKEDGDEDTQIQAIENAISKGDKGILITPNGPSVVDAIKKARDAGLYVIALDTPPDPADAVDITFATDNFAAGESVGKWTAAQLGGKKATIALLDLFNDKVVSVDYNRDQGFLTGMGIDTADKKKNGDEAKTGSYSGGDYEIVGNESTDGAEDGGRTAMETLLSKNSDINVVYTINEPAAYGAYQALQAAGKEKGVLLVSIDGGCAGVKNVADGVISATAQQYPVKMAELGVEAISKLATDGTKPSASAGLDFFDTGSKLVTEKPVDGLDSISAADATKVCWGK comes from the coding sequence ATGAACACTCGCAAATCGCCCATCGCCCGGCTCGCCAGCCTCGGCTCCATCGCTCTCGTCGCCTCTGTCGGCCTCGTGGCCTGTTCGAGTGGCGGCGGTGCATCGAGCACAGACTCGGCCAGCGGTGGCGACGTCGGAGTCACGCTGATCGTGAAGACCACCACGAACCCCTACTTCGTCGCCATGGAAGACGGCGCCAAGGCCGCAGCAGACAAGGCCGGCGTGAAGCTGACCTTGGCGGCTGGCAAAGAAGACGGCGACGAAGACACTCAGATCCAGGCCATCGAGAACGCCATCTCCAAGGGAGACAAGGGGATTCTCATCACCCCCAACGGGCCTTCTGTCGTCGATGCCATCAAGAAGGCGCGGGATGCGGGCCTCTACGTGATCGCCCTCGATACGCCGCCCGACCCGGCCGACGCCGTGGACATCACCTTCGCCACAGACAACTTCGCTGCGGGAGAATCCGTCGGCAAGTGGACCGCCGCACAGCTCGGCGGCAAGAAGGCCACCATCGCGTTGCTCGACCTGTTCAACGACAAGGTGGTCTCGGTCGACTACAACCGCGACCAGGGCTTTCTGACCGGCATGGGCATCGACACGGCCGACAAGAAGAAGAACGGCGACGAGGCCAAGACCGGCTCGTACAGCGGCGGCGACTACGAGATCGTCGGCAACGAGTCGACCGACGGGGCCGAAGACGGCGGACGCACGGCGATGGAGACCCTGCTGTCGAAGAACTCCGACATCAACGTCGTCTACACGATCAACGAGCCCGCAGCCTATGGCGCCTACCAGGCCCTGCAGGCGGCCGGCAAGGAGAAGGGCGTGCTGCTCGTCTCGATCGACGGCGGCTGCGCCGGTGTGAAGAACGTGGCCGACGGGGTCATCAGCGCCACGGCCCAGCAGTACCCGGTGAAGATGGCCGAACTGGGTGTGGAGGCCATCTCGAAGCTGGCCACCGACGGCACCAAGCCCAGCGCGAGCGCGGGCCTCGACTTCTTCGACACCGGCTCGAAGCTGGTCACCGAGAAGCCGGTCGACGGGCTCGACAGCATCTCGGCCGCTGACGCGACCAAGGTCTGCTGGGGCAAGTAA
- a CDS encoding LacI family DNA-binding transcriptional regulator has protein sequence MKNVADLAGVGVKTVSRVINRERHVSEATIARVLQAAEQLQYQPDVHAGNLRRADRRTGTIGLLVGNVANPFSAAVHRAVEDAALERHIAVFASSLDDDADRERASIEAFLRRRVDGLILTTVHHSQAYLGGELEQGTPLVFVDRRPNGIVADTVLTNNAESAASAVGHLAEHGHTRIAYLGDNEEIFTAKERKRGYLEALRRRGITPDERLITDGLTDDAKTAVAVSDMLALDDPPTAIFSAQNLITIAVIVALRRVGLEHQIALVGFDDIPMADLLSPAVTVVAQDPSAMGRIAARRIFERLDGNTGPARDFVVPSRLIQRGSGEIRA, from the coding sequence ATGAAGAACGTGGCAGACCTGGCGGGGGTCGGCGTGAAGACGGTGTCTCGAGTCATCAACCGCGAGCGCCACGTGTCTGAAGCGACGATCGCCCGCGTACTGCAGGCCGCCGAGCAACTGCAATATCAGCCCGATGTTCACGCGGGAAACCTTCGGCGGGCCGACCGCAGAACGGGCACCATCGGCCTGCTCGTGGGCAACGTGGCCAACCCGTTCTCGGCCGCCGTGCATCGCGCCGTCGAGGACGCCGCGCTCGAGCGCCACATCGCCGTCTTCGCCTCGAGTCTCGACGACGACGCCGACCGCGAGCGGGCCTCGATCGAAGCGTTCCTGCGCCGCCGCGTCGACGGTCTGATCCTCACCACCGTGCACCACAGCCAGGCCTACCTCGGCGGCGAGCTCGAGCAGGGCACCCCGCTCGTCTTCGTCGACAGACGACCGAACGGCATCGTCGCCGATACGGTCTTGACGAACAACGCCGAGAGCGCGGCCTCTGCGGTGGGCCACCTTGCGGAGCACGGCCACACCCGCATCGCCTACCTGGGCGACAACGAAGAGATCTTCACCGCGAAGGAACGCAAGCGCGGGTACCTCGAGGCGCTCAGGCGTCGTGGCATCACGCCCGACGAGCGCCTGATCACCGATGGCCTGACAGACGACGCCAAGACCGCCGTCGCCGTCTCGGACATGCTGGCTCTCGACGATCCGCCTACGGCGATCTTCAGCGCACAGAACCTCATCACCATCGCCGTGATCGTGGCCCTTCGAAGGGTCGGACTCGAGCACCAGATAGCCCTGGTGGGCTTCGACGACATTCCCATGGCAGACCTCCTCTCCCCTGCCGTGACCGTCGTGGCCCAAGACCCGTCGGCCATGGGCCGCATCGCCGCTCGACGCATCTTCGAGCGGCTCGACGGCAACACGGGCCCGGCCCGCGACTTCGTCGTTCCGTCGCGACTCATCCAGCGGGGCTCGGGTGAGATCCGGGCCTGA
- a CDS encoding EAL domain-containing protein gives MQQFGVDRLFTVFQPIVDLETREVIAHEALTRGSLQGETVPPDRLYGDAYRAGLAAELDDACISTTLQSAEARRLSLPGSLFVNVEPSSFVGGRVPAGLLSAPPMVVEITERALTTDPRGLLEAAAALRAAGHLIALDDVGAEPASLALLPLLAPEIVKLDMGLILGRPDRLSATVMTTISAYVDESGAAVLAEGIETEKHIIRARALGATFGQGWHFGRPDETPRVTSGTGIRSRAKRTSATGPAHAAATPFVPGCTPFDLVASSASVRVGDRALLVEVSKLLEDRAAGGGDTSVLLATFQSDDNISEATRLRYEHLVATGCLLTVYSTIASADLPHPARSVVIDRSDPLGDEWDVVLLTADYAAALLAREVDASLHEEGNYEFVLTTDRRVVVEAARALLTR, from the coding sequence ATGCAGCAATTCGGCGTCGACCGCCTCTTCACGGTCTTCCAGCCCATCGTCGATCTCGAGACGCGCGAGGTCATCGCCCACGAGGCCCTCACCCGCGGCTCACTCCAGGGCGAGACGGTGCCGCCCGACCGGCTGTACGGCGACGCCTACCGCGCCGGCCTTGCCGCAGAGCTCGACGATGCCTGCATCTCGACGACGCTGCAGTCGGCCGAGGCGCGGCGATTGTCGCTGCCCGGCTCGTTATTCGTGAACGTCGAGCCCTCCAGTTTCGTCGGCGGCCGCGTGCCCGCCGGCTTGCTGAGCGCGCCCCCGATGGTGGTCGAGATCACGGAACGAGCTCTCACCACCGATCCCAGGGGCCTGCTCGAGGCCGCCGCGGCCCTGCGCGCGGCCGGCCATCTGATCGCCCTCGACGACGTCGGCGCCGAGCCCGCCTCGCTGGCCCTGCTCCCCCTGCTCGCCCCCGAGATCGTGAAGCTCGACATGGGCCTCATTCTTGGCCGACCCGACCGGCTGTCGGCCACCGTGATGACCACGATCTCGGCCTACGTCGACGAGAGTGGCGCCGCCGTTCTAGCCGAGGGCATCGAGACCGAGAAGCACATCATCCGCGCCCGAGCGCTCGGTGCAACGTTCGGGCAGGGGTGGCACTTCGGCCGGCCCGATGAGACGCCGCGGGTGACGTCGGGCACGGGCATCCGGTCTCGTGCGAAGCGAACGTCGGCGACGGGCCCGGCCCACGCCGCGGCCACCCCCTTCGTGCCCGGATGCACCCCCTTCGACCTCGTCGCCAGCTCGGCCTCGGTGCGGGTCGGCGACAGGGCGCTGCTCGTCGAGGTGAGCAAGCTGCTCGAGGATCGCGCCGCCGGCGGTGGCGACACCTCGGTGCTGCTCGCCACGTTCCAGTCCGACGACAACATCTCCGAGGCGACGCGCCTGCGCTATGAGCACCTGGTGGCAACCGGATGTCTGCTCACGGTCTACTCGACCATCGCGTCGGCAGACCTGCCGCATCCGGCCCGCAGCGTCGTGATCGATCGCAGCGATCCGCTGGGCGACGAGTGGGACGTGGTGCTGCTCACCGCCGACTACGCCGCCGCGCTGCTGGCGCGGGAGGTCGACGCGAGCCTGCACGAGGAGGGCAACTACGAGTTCGTGCTGACCACGGACCGCCGCGTGGTGGTCGAGGCTGCGCGGGCGTTGCTGACCCGCTGA
- a CDS encoding DUF4259 domain-containing protein — protein MGTFSGTPFRSDSAGDWGYELADAASRDFVRDALTGVIGQLEANADEWLEANAALKQALDAGLPGPA, from the coding sequence ATGGGCACATTCAGCGGCACACCATTCAGAAGCGACTCGGCGGGCGACTGGGGCTACGAGCTCGCCGACGCCGCGAGCCGGGACTTCGTGCGTGACGCCTTGACCGGCGTCATCGGGCAGCTCGAGGCCAATGCCGACGAGTGGCTCGAGGCCAATGCCGCGCTCAAACAGGCACTGGATGCCGGGCTCCCCGGCCCGGCCTGA
- a CDS encoding zinc-ribbon domain-containing protein, translated as MSENVGAWWARRQWSKGLAVPYAVGSYRADWERYPVLAKQFHPDLNGGIVLTQIPPAADVYLTWQCDTGHVFVATPGEQRTRPGRKRRKSSWCPECLALAVPRRIRMPDDPGREPVVAAAARPAGPDARPEGAAQPAAARHGALASHGGVERAAGTAFHSTRAPRPASAAEGDLRHRLARRLDLDMTPNAVVVRQPFFDRLEVWPDILIPELKVAIEYDTIGKFGLEHVGKREANDRRKDRLLRQVGWEVIRVRCGKLQPLGPHDLVATGVNAALIERLLDELRLIRGALFVDAYVV; from the coding sequence ATGTCTGAGAACGTCGGAGCCTGGTGGGCCCGCCGCCAGTGGTCGAAGGGGCTCGCCGTGCCCTATGCGGTGGGCAGCTACCGCGCCGACTGGGAGCGGTACCCCGTTCTGGCGAAGCAGTTCCACCCTGATCTGAACGGCGGAATCGTGCTCACGCAGATTCCTCCCGCGGCCGACGTCTATCTCACCTGGCAGTGCGACACCGGGCATGTGTTCGTGGCCACGCCCGGCGAGCAACGCACCCGGCCGGGGCGAAAGAGACGCAAGTCCTCGTGGTGCCCAGAGTGTCTGGCCCTGGCCGTACCCCGTCGCATCCGGATGCCCGATGACCCCGGCCGCGAGCCCGTCGTGGCTGCGGCGGCTCGGCCTGCGGGGCCGGATGCGCGGCCCGAGGGGGCGGCTCAGCCTGCGGCGGCGCGGCACGGGGCGCTGGCTTCGCACGGTGGCGTCGAACGTGCGGCCGGCACGGCGTTTCACAGCACCCGCGCTCCGCGCCCCGCCTCTGCCGCCGAGGGCGATCTGCGGCACAGGCTCGCGCGGCGACTCGACCTCGACATGACCCCGAATGCTGTTGTCGTGCGGCAGCCGTTCTTCGACCGGCTCGAGGTGTGGCCCGACATCCTGATTCCCGAGCTGAAGGTGGCCATCGAGTACGACACGATCGGCAAGTTCGGCCTCGAGCACGTGGGCAAGCGCGAGGCGAACGACCGTCGCAAAGACAGGCTGCTGCGCCAGGTGGGGTGGGAGGTGATCCGCGTGCGCTGCGGGAAGCTGCAGCCACTGGGCCCGCACGACCTTGTGGCGACGGGCGTGAACGCCGCGCTCATCGAGCGCCTGCTCGACGAGCTGAGGCTCATTCGTGGGGCGCTGTTCGTCGACGCCTACGTGGTGTGA
- a CDS encoding YafY family protein: protein MTTTTSRLLSLLSLLQTQRDWPGALLAERLDISHRTVRRDVDRLREMGYSIQATMGPDGGYRLDAGAQLPPLLFDDEQVIALAVALQAATLSGAGIEEAAVRALTTVRQVMPSRLRHRLDALQFSTIATRAVGGEREVVSPDVLIAVSSAVRAQVVLRLDYAGVEVSRIDATPASPRRVEPHRLVMSSGRWYLVAWDLDRDDWRIFRADRITPRTPTGARFVPRGIPGGDVAAYVSARFKGSAQQDQWPCVGRVVLRTAASRVLPFAGDATVEDLGPERCGIELGSWSWVALAASLNRFDAEIEVIGPSELVEAFARLAERNAETAVGGAA from the coding sequence ATGACGACGACCACCTCGCGGCTGCTCAGCTTGCTCTCGCTGCTGCAGACTCAGCGCGATTGGCCGGGTGCCCTGCTGGCCGAGCGGCTCGACATCAGTCATCGCACGGTGCGACGAGACGTGGATCGTCTCCGCGAGATGGGATACAGCATCCAGGCCACGATGGGGCCGGATGGCGGGTATCGCCTCGACGCCGGCGCTCAGCTTCCCCCGTTGCTCTTCGATGACGAGCAGGTCATCGCGCTGGCCGTCGCGTTGCAGGCGGCGACCCTGTCCGGTGCGGGCATCGAAGAAGCGGCAGTTCGCGCGCTGACGACCGTGCGGCAGGTGATGCCGTCGCGGCTGCGGCACCGGCTCGATGCGCTGCAGTTCTCGACGATCGCGACGCGTGCGGTGGGCGGAGAGCGCGAGGTCGTGTCGCCCGACGTGCTGATCGCGGTGTCTTCTGCGGTTCGTGCACAGGTGGTGCTGCGCCTCGATTACGCGGGGGTCGAGGTCAGTCGCATCGACGCCACGCCCGCCTCACCTCGCCGGGTCGAGCCTCATCGCCTGGTGATGTCGAGTGGGCGGTGGTATCTGGTGGCCTGGGATCTCGATCGCGACGATTGGCGCATCTTCCGGGCCGATCGCATCACGCCGCGCACGCCGACGGGCGCGCGGTTCGTGCCCCGTGGCATCCCGGGCGGGGATGTCGCGGCCTATGTCTCGGCCCGGTTCAAGGGTTCCGCGCAGCAAGACCAGTGGCCCTGCGTCGGGAGGGTAGTGCTGCGTACGGCGGCCTCCCGGGTGCTGCCCTTCGCGGGAGACGCGACTGTCGAGGATCTCGGTCCGGAGAGGTGCGGCATCGAGCTCGGCTCCTGGTCGTGGGTGGCGCTCGCTGCGTCGCTCAACCGCTTCGACGCGGAGATCGAGGTGATCGGCCCGAGCGAGCTCGTGGAGGCGTTCGCGCGGCTTGCCGAGCGGAACGCGGAGACCGCCGTCGGGGGTGCCGCCTAG
- a CDS encoding VOC family protein encodes MTIITTTHLNFRGDARAALDFYQSVFGGQTMIATYGDFGMPADAPGADKVVFGQVESAGGFRVMAYDTPGEGASGDTGSAAPAGSTHRQNGVTITDQPFFVSVRGETLDEVEGYWNALSVGASIVEPLAASAWSPGFGMLTDSFGVTWILDVAAAYPAE; translated from the coding sequence ATGACCATCATCACGACCACCCACCTCAACTTCCGCGGCGATGCGCGAGCGGCCCTCGACTTCTACCAGTCGGTATTCGGCGGCCAGACGATGATCGCCACCTACGGCGACTTCGGCATGCCGGCGGATGCGCCCGGTGCCGACAAGGTGGTCTTCGGCCAGGTAGAGAGCGCGGGCGGCTTCCGCGTCATGGCCTACGACACACCGGGCGAGGGCGCATCGGGAGACACCGGATCGGCAGCCCCCGCGGGCTCAACGCACCGCCAGAACGGCGTCACCATCACCGATCAGCCCTTCTTCGTGTCGGTGCGCGGCGAGACGCTCGACGAGGTCGAGGGGTACTGGAACGCGCTCTCGGTCGGCGCCTCGATCGTCGAGCCCCTCGCCGCCTCGGCCTGGAGCCCTGGCTTCGGCATGCTCACCGACAGCTTCGGCGTCACCTGGATCCTCGACGTCGCCGCTGCCTACCCTGCCGAGTAA
- a CDS encoding response regulator transcription factor, whose amino-acid sequence MSIRVLVVDDQPIARAGIAAMLDAENDIDVVGQSADGEDAVRDALALRPDVVVTDIRMPRLDGISATRRILAEFACAVVLITTFDDDEHLFDGIAAGASGFLLKDSGPDLLAAAVRSASRGDSLIDPAMTRALIEQRVAPARSDEVAHTPLPRQIALLEELSERERVVLDAVARGLSNGEIAAELWVSVPTVKSQLSSVLAKTGTRTRVQAAVFAYESGFMRPGS is encoded by the coding sequence ATGAGCATCCGCGTGCTCGTCGTCGACGACCAGCCGATCGCCCGCGCCGGCATCGCCGCCATGCTCGATGCCGAGAACGACATCGACGTCGTGGGGCAGAGCGCCGACGGCGAAGACGCTGTCCGCGACGCGCTCGCTCTGCGCCCCGACGTGGTCGTGACCGACATTCGGATGCCGCGGCTCGACGGAATCTCGGCGACCCGGCGCATCCTGGCCGAGTTTGCCTGCGCGGTCGTTCTGATCACGACCTTCGACGACGACGAGCACCTCTTCGACGGCATCGCGGCGGGCGCATCCGGGTTTCTGCTGAAGGATTCCGGCCCCGATCTGCTGGCCGCCGCCGTGCGGTCGGCGTCGCGCGGCGACTCGCTCATCGACCCCGCCATGACTCGCGCGCTGATCGAGCAGCGGGTCGCCCCCGCTCGCTCCGACGAGGTTGCACACACTCCGCTGCCGCGGCAGATCGCACTGCTCGAGGAGTTGAGCGAACGCGAGCGTGTGGTGCTCGACGCGGTCGCCCGCGGCCTCAGTAATGGCGAGATCGCCGCCGAGCTCTGGGTGAGCGTGCCCACCGTCAAGTCGCAGCTCTCGAGCGTGCTGGCGAAGACCGGCACCCGCACGCGGGTGCAGGCCGCGGTCTTCGCCTACGAGAGCGGCTTTATGAGGCCGGGCTCCTGA